The Calothrix sp. PCC 7507 DNA segment GGTGTTACCAAAATCTTCTCAACCCACAGCAGAAACACAACCAACTACAGCATCCCAAGTCATAGAAACTCCTGCTGTTTCATCACCGCCAACAACGTCCCCCACTGTCACATCTCAAATACAAAAAACAATTACAAAAACCCAAACTATCCCCACTCCTGAATTTACACCACCACCAATCACCCAATCTATTCCTACCCCAGCATCAACACCACCAATTGATACCACAACTGCTAACGATTATTCCTGGCTTTCTGACAGGCTTGTAACCGATGCAGATTTAGATGGTAAAAGTGGATTTGAATTAGATATTATGCGAAATTCCATTTTCGCTCGTCTTGGTCGCAGGTTTGAGACTCCTGGCTTACAAGAATACTTTAATCAGCAGTCTTGGTATAATCCTGTATATCCTCCAAAGGAATTTCCGCCTGCATTAATAAACAAATTAGAGCAGCAAAATATAGACTATATTGCTAAATATCAAGACGAACATAATTTGAGACATTTTAAAAAGTAGGTGATGACTGTTGACTGTTGACTGTCAACCGCTAATACCAATTCAAATAATATTTGCAACACATACGTTCTTCGTACGGGCACGGCTTCCATAGACTTTCGGGAAAACCGATAGTTTATGGGTGCTGTGCTACTACCCATCTGTCACATTCTTTTTTTAAATTGGTATAAACTAGCCTAACAAAGCATTCACCGCCAACAGTCACCCATCAACAGTTAACAGTCACCAATTTCCAAATATCTAAAAAATATCTTAAGGCTAAGGTTATTAAACTAATACCGATGGGTGCAGTGATCAGAGCTAGGACAAGACTAACGCGATCGCGTAAAATTAATTGTAGGTAACGTTGGGTTAATAATGCTGACTCTTTTGCGTTGTCCACCGCTGAGGTCACTGATTAAAGCTTGACGACGATGGCTCATTTTAATCGCAGCTAATGCTTCATCCACCACTTGTTTGAGATTTATATCGGGTGGTAATCGCAACTTAGCTGCATAGGTGAGAACTTCTGCAACTGTCAATTCCCAGTGGATTACATCATCTTGCGGTACGTAACCAATTTGATTGCGGTAAATATTGAAGTTTTTTTGTAAATCTTCCCCGTTGAGATGGACTACACCTTGAGTTGTTTTTTCAATTCCCAAGAGAGTCCGCATCAAAGTAGATTTACCCGCACCACTCCCCCCTACCAAAGCCACAAACTGTCCTGGTTCAATCGCAAAAGACAGGTCATCTAGTCGCCGCTTACCTTTCGTTTCAATGACTAAATTGTGCGCTTCCAGACGAATGCGATCGCCTTGATCTAAAATTTCTAAATGATCATCACGCAAAACCAATGTAAAAGGTGCAATGCGGATTTTCACACCATGAGATAGCACCGCTGTTCCTGAGACTCGTTGACCATTGACAAACACCCCATTGCTGCTGTAATCCCGCAGGATGTAGCGTCCTTGAGCATCAGGATCAATTGTGGCGTTCGGAATGTCAGTCCTAGTTTCGCAACGGTGTTGGATAAAG contains these protein-coding regions:
- a CDS encoding ATP-binding cassette domain-containing protein, with the protein product MYCFIQHRCETRTDIPNATIDPDAQGRYILRDYSSNGVFVNGQRVSGTAVLSHGVKIRIAPFTLVLRDDHLEILDQGDRIRLEAHNLVIETKGKRRLDDLSFAIEPGQFVALVGGSGAGKSTLMRTLLGIEKTTQGVVHLNGEDLQKNFNIYRNQIGYVPQDDVIHWELTVAEVLTYAAKLRLPPDINLKQVVDEALAAIKMSHRRQALISDLSGGQRKRVSIINPTLPTINFTRSR